The proteins below are encoded in one region of Agelaius phoeniceus isolate bAgePho1 chromosome 33, bAgePho1.hap1, whole genome shotgun sequence:
- the LOC129131830 gene encoding olfactory receptor 14J1-like, with the protein MVHPVARCNRIDGAVACGHHLHTPMFFFLLNLALSDLGSICTTVPKAMHNSLWNTSTISYSACAAQVFFFLFFMSTEFSLLTVMCYDRYVSICKPLHYGTLLGSRACAHMAAAAWASAFLNALLHTANTFSLPLCHGNALGQFFCEIPHILKLSCSKSYLRELGVSVFTTALAFGCFVFIVFSYVQIFRAVLRIPSEQGRHKAFSTCLPHLTVVSLFITSAAFAYLKPLSVSSPLLDLLVSVLYSVVPPVLNPFIYSLRNQELQAAVWTLLTGQFQKH; encoded by the coding sequence cgccgtagcctgcggccaccacctgcacacgcccatgttcttcttcctgctcaacctggccctcagcgacctgggctccatctgcaccactgtccccaaagccatgcacaattccctctggaacaccagcaccatctcctactcAGCATGTGCAGcacaggttttcttttttcttttctttatgtcAACAgaattttccctcctgaccgtcatgtgctacgaccgctacgtgtccatctgcaaacccctgcactacgggaccctcctgggcagcagagcttgtgcccacatggcagcagctgcctgggccagtgcctttctcaatgctcttctgcacacagccaatacattttccctgcccctgtgccatggcaatgccctgggccagttcttctgtgaaatcccacacatcctcaagctctcctgctccaaatcctacctcagggaacttggggTTTCTGTTTTCACTACCGCTTTagcatttggctgttttgtgttcattgttttctcctatgtgcagatcttcagggctgtgctgaggatcccctctgagcagggacggcacaaagccttttccacctgcctccctcacctgaccgtggtctccctgtttatcacctctgcagcatttgcctacctgaagcccctTTCAGTCTCCTCCCCACTCCTGGATCTGTTggtgtcagttctgtactcagttgTTCCTCCAGTACTGAACCCcttcatctacagcctgaggaaccaggagctccaggctgcagtgtggacacTGCTGACTGGAcaatttcagaaacattaa